One Paraburkholderia agricolaris genomic region harbors:
- a CDS encoding Gfo/Idh/MocA family protein, translating to MVGGGQGAFIGAVHRIAARLDDRFELLAGALSSDPQRAQASAAEAGIARSYADWREMARAEAARGDGIDAVAIVTPNHLHAPVATAFLEAGIHVICDKPLAISLAEGEALAKLAREKNRLFALTHTYSGYPLVRHGRELIENGELGEIRVVQVEYAQDWLAEPIETGGTNKQAGWRTDPSLAGPAGCLGDIGTHAYHLAAFMTGMTPSSLSAELHTFVPGRRIDDHVQAMLRYPNGALGMLWASQVASGAENALRLRVYGTKANLAFDQENPNELWFTPLGGAAERLTRGRVKSVLAAHATRVPAGHPEGYLEAFAQLYKDAALQIEALNAGQPLPAESLLLTTVDDGVAGLRFIDAVLASSAADGQWREIASG from the coding sequence ATGGTCGGTGGCGGCCAGGGCGCGTTTATCGGCGCAGTGCATCGGATCGCGGCGCGGCTCGACGATCGCTTCGAACTGCTGGCAGGTGCGTTGTCCTCCGATCCGCAGCGTGCGCAAGCGAGCGCGGCCGAGGCCGGTATCGCGCGCAGCTACGCGGACTGGCGCGAGATGGCGCGCGCCGAAGCCGCCCGTGGGGACGGTATCGACGCGGTCGCAATCGTCACGCCGAATCATCTGCATGCGCCAGTAGCGACGGCTTTTCTCGAGGCGGGCATCCATGTGATCTGCGACAAGCCGCTGGCCATCTCGTTAGCGGAGGGCGAGGCACTGGCAAAGCTCGCTCGCGAGAAGAACAGGCTGTTCGCGCTAACGCATACGTATTCCGGTTACCCGCTCGTACGCCATGGCCGTGAGCTCATCGAGAACGGCGAACTCGGTGAAATACGCGTGGTGCAAGTCGAATATGCACAGGACTGGCTGGCCGAGCCGATCGAAACAGGCGGCACGAACAAGCAGGCTGGCTGGCGTACGGATCCCTCGTTAGCGGGTCCTGCCGGCTGTCTGGGCGACATCGGCACGCATGCGTATCACCTTGCCGCCTTCATGACGGGCATGACGCCGTCGTCGTTATCGGCAGAGTTGCATACGTTTGTGCCGGGCCGCCGTATCGACGACCACGTGCAGGCGATGTTGCGCTATCCGAACGGCGCGCTCGGCATGCTGTGGGCGAGCCAGGTGGCAAGCGGCGCGGAGAATGCGCTGCGTCTGCGGGTGTATGGGACGAAAGCAAATCTTGCCTTCGATCAGGAGAATCCGAACGAATTGTGGTTCACGCCGCTGGGCGGCGCGGCTGAGCGTCTGACGCGCGGGCGGGTGAAAAGCGTACTCGCCGCGCACGCGACACGCGTGCCGGCGGGGCATCCTGAGGGTTATCTGGAAGCGTTCGCGCAGTTGTACAAAGATGCGGCCCTACAGATCGAAGCGTTGAACGCGGGTCAACCGTTACCCGCCGAAAGCCTGCTGCTGACCACGGTGGATGACGGGGTGGCGGGCCTGCGCTTCATCGACGCGGTGTTGGCAAGCAGCGCGGCGGACGGTCAGTGGCGCGAGATCGCGAGCGGCTGA
- a CDS encoding sugar phosphate isomerase/epimerase family protein, which translates to MKTIKGPAIFLAQFMGDEVPFDNLAHLAGWAASLGFKGIQVPCDTRLIDLEQAAASQTYCDELREIAEDAGVTITELSTHLQGQLVAVHPAYDALFDGFAAQHVRGNPAARTQWAIEQMKLAAKASQRLSLDTHVSFSGALAWPYLYPWPQRPAGLIEAAFDELARRWAPILDAFDEVGVDVCYELHPGEDLYDGVSFERFLDAVKQHPRANILYDPSHFVLQQLDYLAFIDIYHERIKAFHVKDAEFRPSGKQGVYGGYSGWVERAGRFRSLGDGQIDFGAIFSKMAQYDFPGWAVLEWECALKHPQDGAREGAEFIRRHIIRVAEHAFDDFAGSGVDAAQLKRVLGI; encoded by the coding sequence ATGAAAACCATCAAAGGGCCGGCGATTTTCCTCGCCCAGTTCATGGGCGACGAGGTGCCGTTCGATAACCTCGCGCACCTGGCGGGTTGGGCGGCGAGTCTCGGCTTCAAGGGGATTCAGGTGCCATGCGATACGCGCCTGATCGATCTCGAGCAGGCGGCGGCGAGCCAGACCTATTGCGATGAGCTGCGCGAGATCGCGGAAGACGCGGGCGTGACGATTACCGAACTGTCGACGCATCTGCAAGGGCAACTCGTTGCGGTGCATCCGGCCTACGACGCATTGTTCGACGGCTTTGCCGCGCAGCACGTGCGCGGCAATCCTGCTGCGCGCACGCAGTGGGCCATCGAGCAGATGAAGCTCGCAGCGAAGGCTTCGCAGCGCTTGAGTCTCGATACGCATGTTTCGTTTTCCGGCGCACTGGCGTGGCCGTATCTGTATCCATGGCCACAGCGTCCGGCAGGTTTGATCGAGGCCGCTTTCGACGAACTCGCGCGCCGCTGGGCACCGATTCTCGATGCGTTCGACGAAGTGGGTGTGGATGTGTGCTACGAATTGCATCCAGGCGAGGACCTGTACGACGGCGTGAGCTTCGAGCGCTTTCTGGATGCGGTGAAACAGCACCCGCGCGCGAACATCCTTTACGACCCGAGCCATTTCGTCTTGCAGCAACTGGACTACCTCGCGTTCATCGACATCTATCACGAGCGCATCAAGGCGTTCCATGTGAAGGATGCGGAATTTCGTCCGAGCGGCAAGCAGGGCGTGTACGGCGGCTATAGCGGCTGGGTTGAGCGCGCGGGGCGCTTCCGGTCGCTTGGCGACGGGCAGATCGATTTCGGTGCGATCTTCTCGAAGATGGCGCAATACGATTTTCCGGGTTGGGCGGTGCTGGAATGGGAGTGCGCGTTGAAGCATCCGCAGGATGGCGCGCGTGAAGGCGCAGAGTTCATACGCCGTCACATCATTCGTGTGGCCGAGCACGCGTTCGACGATTTCGCCGGCAGCGGTGTAGATGCCGCACAGTTAAAACGCGTGCTTGGAATTTGA